A region of the Desulfobacterales bacterium genome:
GGACCTTACGATATAAGGCTTGGCTACGCTCTTATCCCTGATTTTACAAAAAGACTCATGGATAATGCCTTTAATATCGATCAGCAAGTCCGAGTATCGTCCGCTATGAAACAATATAATGATTTTATTTTTCCGATATTTTATGAGAAGTATCAAGCAGGATTAAAAATTTTCGATAGCAATAATCAAATTATTTTTGCTTATAATTATCCGATATTTATATTTAAAGAATTTGAAGATATTCCAGATATTATTATTCAAATGATTGCATTTATTGAGAATAGAGAAATTTTGGATACAGAGCATCCTTTTATTAATCCTTCTGTTGAATGGGATCGTTTAGCAAAAGCTTTGATAGAAAAAATGATAGATTTAGTAGTTGAAACTAACCATGTATCTGGAGGCAGTACAATCGCTACTCAAATGGAGAAATTTCGGCATTCTGAAAAAGGCATTACCGTATCAATGCAAGAAAAAATGCGACAGATCTTATCAGCATCCATGCGATGTTATCTCTCTGGCAGAATTACATACAATGCACGGAAGATTATTCTTAGGGACTATATTAACTCTTTACCACTGTCCGCATATCAAGAATATGGAGAAATTATAGGCTTAGGCGATGGTCTTTGGGTTTGGTATGATATGGATTTTAATAAATCGATGGAACTTTTAAATGATAAAGACGCTGACAATGATCCTATAAAATTTAAGGAAAAAGCTCAAATTATTAAACAAGTTTTAAGCCTTTTTATAGCCCATAAAAGGCCTACAGATTATCTTAACAAAAAAATTGGACCCCTTGAGGAAAAAACCAACCAATATTTAAGATTATTGGCAAAAGCACAAATAATTTCAAATGAAACTGCTGAAATAGCTAATACTTTGCCCCTTCGTTTGCGTGAATCATCGATTCCAAAGCCTGCTACAGATTTCGCTCAAAGAAAAGCAATGAACGCAATCATCCCTCGTCTTTTAAATTTATTAGGAGTTAATCAAACTTATGATTTGAATCGATTTGATTTAGCTGTTAAATCAACGATAGATTTACCAACTCAAACATTAGTTAGCAATGGTTTAAATGCACTTAAAATAGAATCAAATATAAAAAGTGCAGGACTTTCAGGCCAATATTTAATCGGAGATCAGGATCCATCAAAAGTTGTTTATAGTTTTTCTTTGTACGAAAGCACACCTTTTGGAAATCTTTTACGGGTTCAAACCGATAATTATAACTATTCGTTAAATATAAATGAAGGCATAAAATTAGGCTTAGGATCAACGGCAAAATTAAGAACTCTAATTCATTATCTTGAAGTTATAAGCGAGCTTTATGATAAATATCATACGTTTAGCAAAAATAAATGTATAGATGCCAAAAATCTTATAGATTCTAAAGATAAATTAAGCTACTGGGTTATAGATTTTTTAATAAATCATTCTGGATCTTCATTAATGGATATTTTAAAAGCATCCATGAATAGGAATTACTCAGCTAATCCGTCTGAACGTTTTTTTACAGCTGGCGGAAGTCATACTTTTCAAAATTTTAATAAGGAAGATAATAATAAAACTTTATCAGTTAATGAAGCCTTAAAAAATTCTGTAAATCTTATTTTTATAAGGCTTATGAGAGATATAGTTAATTATCATATTTATAATAATGAACATGGGACCGGCCAATTGTTATGGGAGAAAAATCATCCTGAAAGAAAAAAATATTTAATCCGATTTGCTAATTTTGAATCAATCGAGTTTTTACAGGTATTTTATCAAAAATATAAAAATAATTCCTCAAAAGAGATGATTGAAAGACTTATGAATGCGGCTAAATCAATTCCACGTAAACTGACAGTTGTTTATCGTTCTTTATATCCGGATGGTTCTTATGAAGATTATTGTGCATTTTTACAGCAATATTTACCAGAATTACCTCAAGTTGAAAATCTTCAACATAAGCTTTTTGAACAATACGACTCAAAAAAATGGTCTTTATCAGAGCGAGGGTACTTAGCAGGTATTCATCCACTTGAATTATGGCTTGTCCATTATCTTATTAATCATCCAGAAAGTAATTTTAATTTAATAAAGGAAGCCAGCTTACCTGTAGCTTTAGACGTTTATCAATGGTTATTTAAAACATCGATAAAAAATAAACAGGATATTCGTATAAAAACTATCTTAGAAATGGAAGCTTTTGTTGAAATTCATAAGGCTTGGAAACGGTTAGGATATTCTTTTGGGAGTTTAGTGCCTTCATACGCCACAGCATTAGGAGCATCTTCTGATCGCCCTGCAGGTCTTGCTGAATTAATTGGCATTATTATAAATAAAGGGTATTATTCTCCTTCTTACCGAATTAAAGACTTACATTTTGCTGAAAAAACACCTTATGAAGTTAAATTTAAAAAAAATGAACCCACAAACATGGTATTAGCACCAGAAATTGCTGATATTGTTTATGACGCCTTGTTAAAAGTCGTTGAAGAAGGAACAGCTCGGCGTGCATATAAAAGCTTTAAAACACCAGACGGGAAATATATACAAGTTGGAGGAAAAACAGGGACAGGAGATAACAGGTTTGAAGTCTATGGATGGGGCGGAAAATTGATTAGCTCAAAGGTTACAAACAGAACTGCAACGTTTGTGTTTTATATAGGAGACCGCTTTTTTGGAGCAATAACTGCTATTGTACTTGGTAATGATGCACAGGACTATAAGTTTACCAGTGCTCTTCCTGTAGCTGTTTTAAAATATTTAAGTCCTTCGCTAATGCCGCTCATTACAAAATCTAATATTTGAGAGGTTGTGATTTATCAGGCAATATATGCAAAGCTGCGATGCACCTATAACAGCCGAGATACATATTATTACGGGCACAAACGAAATCAAATTTAGATTCTCTAAAAAATCACAGATCCTTGTATAAAAGGCCCATGTAAAATATCAAGTTTTTCCCAAAGCAGTTGGAGCTTATTTGAATTATCTTCATTATCTTTTCCTGTTGATAGCATCCATAGGCCTTTACCTCTGTAGCCGATATTTATTTGACAACCTAAACCTCTCAAAGATTTAACGCGCCTTTGAATTATATATCCTACCTCTATCATAGCATCTAAGGCTATAAATATTGGTGTATCAATTTTTTCATCTGATACTTTTTTTACTTCATTTTTTATATCTTCTGATATTGTTAAAAAACCAGCGCCTAATCCGCCATTACCAGCAAAATAAAATTTTGAGAAATTAGTTTCATATCTTTTTGCATAAGCAAGCATATCATATCCGAATATCACACTTACTTTGTCAATTTTAAGCTTTTTATCAAAATAGGAAAGAATATTGTAACCATTGTCAAATCCTACAGCACTTGGCATTTGATATTTAACATATTCGCATCCTCCATACAAACCCCTTTCCCATATTACTAATCCAGCGAATCGGTCATATTTTGTATCAAATTCTTCAATATCAATAGTTTTATCTTCAGACAAAAGTTTAGCAACTCCGTTAATATCACTTCTTTCATAAGCAAGTCTTAGACTTGACGATTTTGAAATCAAACCATGAAAATCAAAAGTTGAAAATAATTGTTTTGAAGCCTTTTTACTAAGAACTTTGCCAGCATATCCTAAATCTATCTGATCTGAAATGTAATCTTTAGTATAGTCTTCAGCTTGATTTTGTAAATATGTAATAGCAAGCTGCTTATTACCCAATCTTCCTTCAAAATGAGTTATCAAAAAAATTGAATCTGAAATTTCATAATCTACATCCATATATTTGACATCATTTTTTTCAACTTTAGAGTTTGATTCCCAAAATATTTTGCTAAGACCAGCTCCAGCATGAAAAGAAAAAATTTTTTCGAACTCAAAATTTTTAATATGTTTTGGGGAATAATTTTCAATAGCATCGAAATCTTTTTTAAGAAATTTAAAATGAACACCGTTATTTTCAGATGAATTTTGAGCAGATATTACCAGATATTCTCCTTCACAGTGAATATCTGGATTAAAGCCTATATTACGATCTTCGGAATTAAATAAAATTCCTCTTTTAATATTCTTATTTTTTAAATCAATTTTAATAAGATGTAAGCCTTTATTATATTCATTGACATATTTATAAACGACACCAAACATAATTTTATTGGAATCAAGATAAACGCCCAATATACCTGTTCTGTCTCCATGAGCTGATAGTAATAAAGGAGTAATTAATAGTTAACCATTTTTATGATTAAATATTCTCAATCATATTCAAAATAATCATTAAATTTTAAAATAAACTTGACCAAAAAGAAAAAAAAATGATAAGTAAAATTTAAACAGGAATGTTTCCTGTGTGACGTTACTAAGACACATTAAAGATAAAATATGAGCGATATAGTGCTTGCCTGCTTTTAAAAATTATATCGTAAAGTATTTAAACGATAAGTTATTTTTAATGTAGTTGTTAGTAATCACTGTCAACCATTGAGTTGATCTGTCGCCGATTGGAAAGGCTGGGCGTTTGGTTGCCTATTAAAACCAGTGTATCGGATAAAGAATACAAGGATTTTTTATCCGATACCATGCGAAAGTTGGAAATAGCCGACTGTTCCGGGCAGGACTTTAGATACTTTCTGCGCTATTTATGCGGGCTGAATAGTGAATAACAGAAGTCAATCAAAGAGCGAAACTTCGTTTCCTTGAACGAATAATTCATTTCATATGTATGAATACATTTGAATATGTTTTATGGAACAGTAGCTATCCATTCTTTTAAATCTGATGCTACAACCATATCGGTTGAATCTACAGCTATAGCCATAATATCTCCGTCAAGATTATTATTTAATATTCCATTAGTTAACGATGAAAATGATTCAACCCGTTGTAAAATATTACCGTTTTTATCAATAGTTATAATGGCTTTATCAGTAAGAACTATAAGATCTTTTTTTTTAGATAAAATAGTATCCAGCACCTTATCTTTAACAATTAAGGGGTAATCGTTAAAAAATTTTTCTGATACACCTTTATCATCATATATATACGATTCAGAACAATATTTATCATTACATTTCCAGCTACGTTTAACCAAGATATAGGCTTTTGTTTTATATCTCGCCGAAGCTAAAATTGTAACAGTATCATTTTTATCAAAACTTTTTATGATTTCTCCTTTATGATTTACAAGAATGGTCCAACAACATTCTTTTGAACAATTTTCTTGGCATTTAGAATTGAAATCGAATTATAATATTCGTCTGTCGTTCGAAAATTGTCTAAAACTTGAGTAAACGAATATTCTTTATCCGTTAAAATCGGATTGATTTCTTTTAATGTTTTGTCTATTTTGCTATCAGCAAAGCTGCTTGAGCAGATTATCATCGTTATAAAAAATACAATACTTTTCGTCATAAATAGTTTTTTTCTCCTTGAGATTAACCAGAAATTTAAAAAAATAACTATTTTAGATAACACATTTATTAAAATTATGCACCTTATTTGTTGCGGTTTGAAGATCTTCTAAGATTTGAGGTAATTTTTTTTGAATCTCCAGTGAAAATTCTATACCAAATCCAACTTCCCTCCCGATTTCAATCCCATAGATATGAATGATTTCTGGCATGATAAGTCCCATCTGTTTTCCCATATTAATCAATGTAAAAAAATTCATTCCATGAGAAGAAAACAAATGACGACAGCCATTACCATCAGTTAATTTCACGATAGTTCCTACAGGATTAAGTCCAGTGGTACAGGCATCAATAATGAATAGGTAAAAATATCCAGCCAACATATCAAGTAAATGAAGTCCAACCATAGTGGTAGATTTAACTGTTGCATTTTTCAATATAGGTTTTAACTGTTCAGTTATCCAAATACCAACTCCGTCATCTGATAAGATGGGGTTTCCCATCCCCAGCACCAATGTGTTTTGATGAGTCATTTTCATTAACAAATCCTTGCCAACCCTTCTTCTATGGGCATTTCCAAAGCTAAAACAGGTTTGGATTTTATATCACCACCTATTCCAATTAATGTTTTTTGAAACCGACAATGTTTAAGTTGATGATCATAGATCACGCCATACCTGTTTTCAAAGTTTTAATTAGAGATCCTTGTTTATCTCGGATATGAATAGTAGGTGTTATGCTGCCCGGAAATGAATGGGTTGCACAGGCCAAGCATGGATCATAAGCACGGAAAGCCATTTCAACCCGATTTAATAGTCCCTCCTTAACTTGATCTCCTCGAATAAATTCTATGGCCGCTTTTTTAATCGCTAAACAAATAGGTGCAGCATTGTGCTGGGTAGCTACAACTAGATTAACCATGGTCAGCATTCCTTGATCATCAGTCTGGTAATGATGGAATAGGGTTCCTCGAGGAGCTTCAACACATCCAACTCCTTCCCGTCGAAGTCTCATATTCATATTACGGATATCCTTG
Encoded here:
- a CDS encoding hydrogenase maturation protease: MGNPILSDDGVGIWITEQLKPILKNATVKSTTMVGLHLLDMLAGYFYLFIIDACTTGLNPVGTIVKLTDGNGCRHLFSSHGMNFFTLINMGKQMGLIMPEIIHIYGIEIGREVGFGIEFSLEIQKKLPQILEDLQTATNKVHNFNKCVI
- a CDS encoding transglycosylase domain-containing protein; translation: MKYSVSKFGILVIIVSLSFMLFDELKTSQWQSYFFSNFAKQHTYKVDIGPSSSVINAPKGPYDIRLGYALIPDFTKRLMDNAFNIDQQVRVSSAMKQYNDFIFPIFYEKYQAGLKIFDSNNQIIFAYNYPIFIFKEFEDIPDIIIQMIAFIENREILDTEHPFINPSVEWDRLAKALIEKMIDLVVETNHVSGGSTIATQMEKFRHSEKGITVSMQEKMRQILSASMRCYLSGRITYNARKIILRDYINSLPLSAYQEYGEIIGLGDGLWVWYDMDFNKSMELLNDKDADNDPIKFKEKAQIIKQVLSLFIAHKRPTDYLNKKIGPLEEKTNQYLRLLAKAQIISNETAEIANTLPLRLRESSIPKPATDFAQRKAMNAIIPRLLNLLGVNQTYDLNRFDLAVKSTIDLPTQTLVSNGLNALKIESNIKSAGLSGQYLIGDQDPSKVVYSFSLYESTPFGNLLRVQTDNYNYSLNINEGIKLGLGSTAKLRTLIHYLEVISELYDKYHTFSKNKCIDAKNLIDSKDKLSYWVIDFLINHSGSSLMDILKASMNRNYSANPSERFFTAGGSHTFQNFNKEDNNKTLSVNEALKNSVNLIFIRLMRDIVNYHIYNNEHGTGQLLWEKNHPERKKYLIRFANFESIEFLQVFYQKYKNNSSKEMIERLMNAAKSIPRKLTVVYRSLYPDGSYEDYCAFLQQYLPELPQVENLQHKLFEQYDSKKWSLSERGYLAGIHPLELWLVHYLINHPESNFNLIKEASLPVALDVYQWLFKTSIKNKQDIRIKTILEMEAFVEIHKAWKRLGYSFGSLVPSYATALGASSDRPAGLAELIGIIINKGYYSPSYRIKDLHFAEKTPYEVKFKKNEPTNMVLAPEIADIVYDALLKVVEEGTARRAYKSFKTPDGKYIQVGGKTGTGDNRFEVYGWGGKLISSKVTNRTATFVFYIGDRFFGAITAIVLGNDAQDYKFTSALPVAVLKYLSPSLMPLITKSNI